A stretch of DNA from Candidatus Pantoea bituminis:
CGCGCCACAAACTCGCCAATAGTGCGCGCAGCAAACATCATCAGCAGCACAGAAATCACGACGGCGGCCATCATAATGAACAGATGATCGGAAAGGCCCACCGCGGTAATAACAGAATCAAGGCTCAAAATGATGTCAAGCATCATGATTTGTACGATCGCGCCAAAAAAGGAGTGCACATTTGTTTGCTGTTCTTCTTCACCACCTTCAATGGTTTCGTGAATCTCCTTGCTGGATTTCCACAGCAGAAACAGGCCACCAAACAATAAGATCAGATCACGCGCCGAGAAGGCGTGATTCATTATGCTGAAGAGGGGATGGGTGAGTTTTATGACCCAGGCAATACACGCAAGCAACAGCAGGCGCATCACCATGGCACCCACTAAACCGAGGCGACGTGCGCTGGCTTGCTGGTGTTGGGGCAGTTTTGCAACAACTAAAGAGAGAAAAATGATGTTATCAATTCCCAACACCACTTCCAAAATGGTCAAAGTTCCCAGAGCCAGCCAGGCATTGGGATCGGCAATCCACTCAAACATGCGTACATTCAATCCTAAACGAAAAGTAAACGGTAATTATACGCAATCACTTCAGGTGGCTCTTCGCCAAAATGTAACATTTCACTGGTAGGAACAGCACATTAAAGCAAAAAGTGGCGGGCCAGCAGCGGGCCGGTAAAACTTTTCTTGAGATAAAATCCACGCGGTAATGTCAGGATGGGCTGGCCGTGATCGCCAATGCCTTCGGTCAACGCTTTGCTGTTAGCTGCTTTAGGACGTATTTGTAGCCAGGCACCGTGACGTGCTGTGATGCGTTCGACCTGACCCAGCACAATCATATCCATCAATTCTTCCCAATCCTGACGCAGCATTTCATCTTCGTCAGGACTTGGGCTCCACAGTAGCGGAGCACCGACACGTCGCTCACTTAAGGGAATAGTCCGTTCGCCTTCAACCGGAATCCACAATACCCGCGCCAGCTTATGACGCACATGGCTGGTTAGCCAGGTGACGCCGCTGTTACCGGTAAGCGGTGCCACACAGACAAAAGTGGTTTCCAGCGGTTTGCCAGATGCATCAATGGGGATGGTTTTTAATTCGATACCAAGGTGAGCAAAATCCTGCTCCGCTTTACTTCCCGCGCTTGCCCCCAGATGCCTCTCCAATAGCATGCCAACCCATCCTTTGTCGCGCTTGAGGTTAGCGGGCATTGGCAAGTCTGCTTTTGCAGCAAGCGTTTCCAGCGTTAAACCGGCCAATCCCTGGGCGCGTTTCAACAAGGTCGCTTCGTCTTCAGGTGGTCCGGGAAGATGATTCATGTTAACAACTCGAATTGGTTAAAAAATGAGCAATTATCCGTGGCGGTTTCTTTTCCACAAAAATTAGCAGCATTGGGTGCGCATAATAGCATGATAGATCGTGCTTTTTTGCTGCCCTCTATTTCTCCGTCTCAGGCTGCACGAAAGGTTATCCCAACTTGCTACCAACAATGAACAGGATCACAACCCTACTTATCCACAGAAAAATGGGATAACACCCCTTTAAAGCAAGCACTGGTTCCATTTACAGCCTTGACTTCTGGTTTTGTTAACAGATTTTGACCGGTTTGGCCTAAGGTTAAGCACTTATCTGTGGATAAAAAGGTATGCGGTGGATCTTTCACCAATTGTAAGAATTGACGGTTTTTACCCTGTAAATTTAAGGTGGATAAAGGGGGTTGTGACTTACTTTTTATATATATATCAAAGAAATGACTGTTTGTTTTAGTGAGTAAGATAAGAATCGTCTCAACATGTTATTCAGTTAACTCCCGCGTTCTGCACAAAGCTATCCACAGAAAAGGTGAATAAGATCCTTTTTTCGACCCTTAATTGTTTATAACTTGGGGTCACGCTGTGAGTTATCCCTGTGTTATTCCGTTTCACCCCGCTAATCCAGTGGTTTACCGTCTGTAAGGAGTGTGAAACAATCAGGCTATTCAAATTTAGCTTTGAGGTAGTCCGGTGATCGATGATGATGGCTACCGCCCGAATGTTGGTATCGTAATTTGTAACAGGCAGGGACAAGTATTATGGGCCAGGCGCTTTGGACAGCACTCCTGGCAATTTCCTCAGGGAGGCATCAATCCTGGTGAAACCGCTGAACAGGCGATGTATCGCGAACTGTTCGAAGAAGTGGGGTTACACCGTAAAGATGTTCGAATACTTGCATCTACCCGTAACTGGTTGCGCTACAAGTTGCCAAAACGTTTGGTGCGTTGGGACACAAAGCCGGTATGTATCGGCCAGAAACAAAAGTGGTTTCTTCTGCAGTTGATGTGTAATGACGCGGATATTAATGTGCAGCACAGCAGCACGCCGGAATTCGATGGTTGGCGCTGGGTGAGCTTTTGGTATCCGGTGCGTCAGGTTGTCTCCTTTAAGCGCGATGTTTATCGCCGCGTAATGAAGGAATTCGCTGGCGTGGTGATGTCTATGCAGGAGAGTGCAGGGCAGCGAAATAATCCTGCCCATCGACGTAAGAGAGGATAGGCCACGCCCTTTATGCTCACTCAGTTGCGCGAAATAGTAGAAAAAGTGGCGAGTGCACCGCGTCTGAATGAAGCACTCGACATTCTGGTCAATGAGATCTGTTTGGCGATGCAAACGGAAGTCTGTTCCGTTTACCTCGCCGATCACGATCGTCGCTGCTATTACATGATGGCTACGCGCGGACTCAAAAAACCGCGTGGCCTCACGGTGAAACTGGCTTTTGACGAAGGCATCGTTGGGCTGGTTGGCCGCTTAGCCGAACCGATCAACCTCGCGGATGCGCAAAGCCATCCCAGCTTCAAATTTATCCCCTCGGTAAAAGAAGAGCGCTATCGCTCTTTCCTCGGCGTACCGATTATCAGTCGTCGTCAGCTGCTTGGCGTGTTGGTCGTACAGCAGCGCGAACATCGTCAGTTCGACGAAAGCGAAGAATCTTTCCTTGTCACGCTAGCAACGCAAATGGCAGCGCTGCTGTCGCAGTCACAGCTGGGCCAGCTGTTTGGTCAATTTCGCCAAACGCGGATCAAAGCAATTGCCGCTGCGCCCGGCGTCGCCGTAGCGCCTGGTTGGGTGGATGAAACCCAGCCGCTGCTTGATCAAGTTTCTGCTGCCTCGACATTAGATACGCAGCGGGAACGCGAGCGCTTATCGCTGGCGATGAGTGAAGCCGCTAACGAATTCCGCCGTTTCAGTAAGCGCTTTAGCGCCAGCGTGCAAAAAGAGAGCGCCGCGATTTTCGATCTCTATTCGCATCTGTTGACCGATGCGCGGCTGAAAAAGGATCTCTTTGACGAGATTGAACGCGGTTCGGTCGCTGAGTGGGCCGTTAAAACGGTAATCGAGAAGTTCGCTGAGCAGTTCGCCAGTTTAACCGACAGCTATTTGCGCGAGCGGGCAGGCGATCTGCGCGTGTTAGGCCAACGATTGCTGTTTCACCTTGATGATTCATTGATTGGCGCCAATGCCTGGCCGGAACGTTTTGTATTGGTCGCGGATGAACTCACTGCAACGACGTTAGCTGAACTGCCGCAGGAGCGTATCGCTGGCGTAGTCGTACGTGATGGCGCGGCCAATTCTCACGCCGCCATATTGACGCGCGCGATGGGCATTCCAACGGTCATGGGCGCGGATATCCAACCGCATCAGCTCAATAAGCGTTTGCTGATTGTTGATGGCTATCGCGGCGAAATATTGATTGATCCTGAACCGGTGCTGGTGCAGGAATACCAACGCCTAATCAGCGAAGAAAACGCGCTGAGCAAGATGGCTGAAGGTGGCGTTGATCAGCCCGGTGAAATGAAAAGCGGCGAACGCGTGCAGGTCATGCTCAACGCCGGTTTAAGCGCCGAGCATGAACAAGCACTAGGCAGCTGGGTTGATGGCATTGGTCTGTATCGCACCGAAATTCCGTTTATGTTGCAAAACGGCTTCCCTTCTGAAGAAGAGCAGGTCGCGCAATATCAAGGCATGTTGCAGCTGTTCCACAATAAACCCGTGACGCTGCGCACGTTGGACGTTGGCGCCGATAAACAGCTGCCATACATGCCCATCAGCGAAGAGAACCCTTGCCTCGGCTGGCGCGGAATTCGCCTGACGCTCGATCAGCCCGAAATCTTCCTGGTGCAGGTGCGGGCGATGCTGCGTGCCAACGCGGCGTCCGGTAATTTAAGTATCTTGCTGCCGATGATTAGCCATATCGACGAAATCGACGACGCAAAGCGCCTGATTGAGCGCGCCGGTCGTGAAGTCGAAGAGATGTTGGGTTACACCATTCCGAAACCGCGCATTGGTATCATGATTGAAGTGCCGTCGATGCTGTTTATGATTCCGCATCTGGCGTCGCGTGTCGATTTCGTCTCTGTTGGTACCAATGATCTCACGCAATACCTGCTAGCGGTTGATCGCAATAATACCCGCGTCGCGAACCTTTATGATTCCTTGCATCCCGCGATGCTGCGAGCGCTGCAGACTATTGCGCAGGAAGCCCATTTAGCGAAGCTGGAGCTCTGCCTGTGTGGTGAAATGGCTGGCGATCCGATGTGCGTTGCGCTGCTGGTCGGGTTGGGTTATCACCATCTCAGCATGAACGGTAAAAATGTACCGCGAGTGAAGTATCTGCTGCGCCATCTTGATTATGAAGAAGTGCAGAAGCTGAGTGAGCAAGGATTGAAAGCGCATACCGCAACTGAGGTACGTCATTTGGTCTCAGCATTTATGGAGCGGCGTGGATTAGGTGGTCTGATCCGTGGCGGTCGCTGACCGATAATCCCGTTTACATTTGTGCGCCAATTCGCAAAACCGGCTGTGCTATTATGCGCAGCCTTTACTTTATGTGCCTGTCGCCCGCTATTTAAGGGCTGAAAAATGAACGGTGAATGATGAATAACGGCTATATCGCATTTCCTCAATTTGATCCGGTGATCTTCTCGATCGGACCAGTTTCGCTTCACTGGTACGGTTTGATGTATCTGGTCGGTTTTATTTTCGCCATGTGGCTGGCGGTGCGTCGCGCCAATAAGCCAGGCAGCGGTTGGAAAAAGAGGAAGTGGAAAACCTGCTCTATGCGGGTTTCCTGGGTGTGTTCCTCGGTGGCCGTATCGGTTACGTCTTGTTTTATAACCTGCCACTGTTTCTGGAAAATCCCCTTTATCTGTTTAAGGTCTGGGACGGCGGCATGTCGTTCCATGGCGGTTTGATTGGCGTTATCGTCGTGATGCTGTGGTTTGCGCGTCGTACTAAGCGCACTTTCTTCCAGGTTTCAGATTTTATTGCTCCGCTGATTCCTTTTGGATTGGGCGCAGGCCGTCTGGGTAACTTTATCAACGGTGAGTTGTGGGGACGTGTCGATCCCAGTTTCCCACTCGCGATGCTGTTCCCGGGTTCACGCAGCGAAGATGTCGCGCTGGCCGCAACCAACCCGCAATATCAGGCGCTGCTGAATACTTACGGCGTGCTGCCGCGTCATCCCTCGCAGCTTTACGAACTGATTCTTGAAGGCGTGGTGTTGTTCATCATCCTCAACCTGTTTATTCGCAAGCCGCGCCCGATGGGCAGCGTGTCTGGCTTGTTCCTGATCGGCTATGGTGCATTCCGCATTATTGTGGAGTTTTTCCGCCAGCCCGATTCACAGCTTGGCCTGTTCGACGGCGGCATCAGCATGGGGCAAATTCTCTCCATACCGATGATTGTCGCCGGGATTATTATGATGATTTGGGCGTATCGCCGTCGTCCACAGCAACAATTTCGTGAGGAAAAATGAAACAGTATCTGGACCTAATGCAACATGTGCTGAATGAAGGCACGCCGAAAGCTGACCGTACCGGCACCGGCACGTTATCAATTTTTGGTCACCAGATGCGTTTCAATCTGCAAGAAGGTTTTCCGCTGGTGACCACCAAAAAGTGTCATCTGCGCTCTATCATTCATGAACTGTTGTGGTTTCTGCAGGGTGATACCAACATTGGCTACCTTAAAGAAAACAAGGTCTCCATTTGGGATGAGTGGGCTGACGAGAATGGCGATTTAGGCCCTGTTTACGGTAAACAATGGCGCAGTTGGGGAACGGCTAAAGGTGAAGAGATTGATCAAATCACCAAGGTTGTTGAACAACTGAAAAGCGATCCCGATTCGCGTCGTATTATCGTTTCAGCGTGGAATGTTGGTGAGCTGGATCAAATGGCGCTGGCACCCTGCCATGCGTTTTTCCAGTTTTATGTGGCAGACGGCAAGCTCTCCTGCCAGCTGTATCAACGCTCTTGCGATATCTTCCTCGGCCTGCCGTTTAACATCGCCAGCTATGCGTTGTTGGTGCACATGGTGGCGCAGCAGTGCGATCTGGAAGTGGGTGATTTCGTTTGGACCGGTGGCGATACGCACCTGTATAGCAATCATCTGGAGCAGGCGCGTCTGCAGTTAACCCGCGAACCGCGTCCGCTGCCAAAGCTGGTAATTAAGCGTAAACCTGCTTCGCTGTTTGATTATCAGTTCGATGATTTCGAGATTGAAGGCTACGATCCGCATCCTGCAATTAAAGCGCCGGTCGCTATCTAAACGTTAATCTTCAAGATTCAAGCCTCGGCGTTGTTGACCACGCCGGGGCTTTTTTATGGTTTTACTGCGCATTTTTTCGAGCTCGCTCGCAGCGCGATGTCCCGCGTTGTAATCCCCTCGCTGAGGTTGAGAAACCTCATCCAGAACTCGACAGACACCCTTGTTTGACGGGTTAACAGCGAGCAAGCTGCCGCCATGAAAACAAAAATCCCCTACGGTTTTACGCTGCCCGAACTGCTGTTTGTTATGGTGATCGCGGGCATTCTCAGCATTGGCGCATTGCAGGGCTGGCAACGCTGGCAGCAGCGCCAGCAATTACGTGACACTGCACAACAGTTGCAGGGCTTTTTGCTGCGCTTGAGAGCGCAGGCCAACTGGCAGAACCGCAACCTGATTTTGTGGTCGCAAACGGCGATCCCTTGGTGCATTGGCAGCGGAGCCAGGCAACCCGAAGGCTGCGTTATGGGCAAGCGACTGCACTTCATCGTGCCTGACAACGGCGTAAAACTGATGGGGGTTCGCGGTGAGCCTGGTTTTTATGGCCGACGTAATGTGGCGAAAGCCGGCAGCATCGAAATCGGCAATGAAGCGGGTCGGTTGCGGCTCATCATTTCAGCCAGAGCCCGTATTCGCGTGTGTCAGGCTGGTGAAGAGGGGTGTGAATGAAGATGGCCGGATTCAGCCTGCTTGAGATGCTCATCGCCATGGCAATTAGCGCGGTAATGATGATCAGTGCCGGGCGGTTTCTGCCGCTGCTGCTGGGAGAAAACCTAAAGTTGCAGCAGCGAGTCCAGCTTCGGCAGGAGCTAATGCAAATGATCTCAACGCTGGAAAAAGCAGTGCGGCGTGCCGGTTATTGCAACGGCGAGTGCAGCGGCAATGGAATCAAGATCTCCAGCAATTGCTTGTTAGTACGTTGGGATGAGAACAGCAACGGTAAATGGGAGGCGATTAACCACAGTGAAAGCGATTATTACGGCTATCGTCTGCGGCAGAATCAGCTTGAAATGCAACGTGGTGTTGATGCCTGCAATGGCAACGGCTGGGAACGACTTTCCGATCCCGCTTTTCTTACTGTGGAAACATTCAGCGTGGCGCAGGAAGGTAGGCTGATCAAAGTATTGCTGCAGGGCCGCGCCGGTCCCTGGCTTGAAACACGCGAAAGCTGGATTGAGGGCGAAAACTTGTGAATCAACGCGGCAATAGTGCTCTGGGCATGGTGCTGATGATTCTACTCATGGGA
This window harbors:
- a CDS encoding prepilin peptidase-dependent protein — translated: MKMAGFSLLEMLIAMAISAVMMISAGRFLPLLLGENLKLQQRVQLRQELMQMISTLEKAVRRAGYCNGECSGNGIKISSNCLLVRWDENSNGKWEAINHSESDYYGYRLRQNQLEMQRGVDACNGNGWERLSDPAFLTVETFSVAQEGRLIKVLLQGRAGPWLETRESWIEGENL
- the ptsP gene encoding phosphoenolpyruvate--protein phosphotransferase, coding for MLTQLREIVEKVASAPRLNEALDILVNEICLAMQTEVCSVYLADHDRRCYYMMATRGLKKPRGLTVKLAFDEGIVGLVGRLAEPINLADAQSHPSFKFIPSVKEERYRSFLGVPIISRRQLLGVLVVQQREHRQFDESEESFLVTLATQMAALLSQSQLGQLFGQFRQTRIKAIAAAPGVAVAPGWVDETQPLLDQVSAASTLDTQRERERLSLAMSEAANEFRRFSKRFSASVQKESAAIFDLYSHLLTDARLKKDLFDEIERGSVAEWAVKTVIEKFAEQFASLTDSYLRERAGDLRVLGQRLLFHLDDSLIGANAWPERFVLVADELTATTLAELPQERIAGVVVRDGAANSHAAILTRAMGIPTVMGADIQPHQLNKRLLIVDGYRGEILIDPEPVLVQEYQRLISEENALSKMAEGGVDQPGEMKSGERVQVMLNAGLSAEHEQALGSWVDGIGLYRTEIPFMLQNGFPSEEEQVAQYQGMLQLFHNKPVTLRTLDVGADKQLPYMPISEENPCLGWRGIRLTLDQPEIFLVQVRAMLRANAASGNLSILLPMISHIDEIDDAKRLIERAGREVEEMLGYTIPKPRIGIMIEVPSMLFMIPHLASRVDFVSVGTNDLTQYLLAVDRNNTRVANLYDSLHPAMLRALQTIAQEAHLAKLELCLCGEMAGDPMCVALLVGLGYHHLSMNGKNVPRVKYLLRHLDYEEVQKLSEQGLKAHTATEVRHLVSAFMERRGLGGLIRGGR
- the mutH gene encoding DNA mismatch repair endonuclease MutH translates to MNHLPGPPEDEATLLKRAQGLAGLTLETLAAKADLPMPANLKRDKGWVGMLLERHLGASAGSKAEQDFAHLGIELKTIPIDASGKPLETTFVCVAPLTGNSGVTWLTSHVRHKLARVLWIPVEGERTIPLSERRVGAPLLWSPSPDEDEMLRQDWEELMDMIVLGQVERITARHGAWLQIRPKAANSKALTEGIGDHGQPILTLPRGFYLKKSFTGPLLARHFLL
- a CDS encoding prepilin-type N-terminal cleavage/methylation domain-containing protein, whose product is MKTKIPYGFTLPELLFVMVIAGILSIGALQGWQRWQQRQQLRDTAQQLQGFLLRLRAQANWQNRNLILWSQTAIPWCIGSGARQPEGCVMGKRLHFIVPDNGVKLMGVRGEPGFYGRRNVAKAGSIEIGNEAGRLRLIISARARIRVCQAGEEGCE
- the rppH gene encoding RNA pyrophosphohydrolase; this translates as MIDDDGYRPNVGIVICNRQGQVLWARRFGQHSWQFPQGGINPGETAEQAMYRELFEEVGLHRKDVRILASTRNWLRYKLPKRLVRWDTKPVCIGQKQKWFLLQLMCNDADINVQHSSTPEFDGWRWVSFWYPVRQVVSFKRDVYRRVMKEFAGVVMSMQESAGQRNNPAHRRKRG
- the thyA gene encoding thymidylate synthase, giving the protein MKQYLDLMQHVLNEGTPKADRTGTGTLSIFGHQMRFNLQEGFPLVTTKKCHLRSIIHELLWFLQGDTNIGYLKENKVSIWDEWADENGDLGPVYGKQWRSWGTAKGEEIDQITKVVEQLKSDPDSRRIIVSAWNVGELDQMALAPCHAFFQFYVADGKLSCQLYQRSCDIFLGLPFNIASYALLVHMVAQQCDLEVGDFVWTGGDTHLYSNHLEQARLQLTREPRPLPKLVIKRKPASLFDYQFDDFEIEGYDPHPAIKAPVAI